The following proteins are encoded in a genomic region of Cataglyphis hispanica isolate Lineage 1 chromosome 9, ULB_Chis1_1.0, whole genome shotgun sequence:
- the LOC126852052 gene encoding histone H2B gives MPPKASGKAVKKAGKAQKNISKTDKKKKRKRKESYAIYIYKVLKQVHPDTGISSKAMSIMNSFVNDVFERIAAEASRLAHYNKRSTITSREIQTAVRLLLPGELAKHAVSEGTKAVTKYTSSK, from the coding sequence ATGCCTCCTAAAGCGAGTGGTAAAGCGGTAAAGAAAGCCGGTAAGGCTCAGAAGAATATCAGCAAGACcgataaaaagaagaagaggaagaggaaggaaaGTTACGCGATTTACATCTACAAGGTACTGAAGCAAGTCCACCCGGACACTGGAATCTCCAGCAAAGCCATGAGCATCATGAACAGCTTCGTAAACGATGTATTTGAAAGAATCGCTGCGGAAGCGTCGAGATTGGCGCATTACAACAAGCGCTCGACTATCACCTCCCGCGAGATACAAACAGCTGTGAGGCTCTTGTTGCCGGGTGAATTGGCCAAGCACGCAGTCAGTGAAGGCACGAAGGCGGTAACCAAGTACACCAGCTCCaaataa
- the LOC126852045 gene encoding histone H3, which produces MARTKQTARKSTGGKAPRKQLATKAARKSAPATGGVKKPHRYRPGTVALREIRRYQKSTELLIRKLPFQRLVREIAQDFKTDLRFQSSAVMALQEASEAYLVGLFEDTNLCAIHAKRVTIMPKDIQLARRIRGERA; this is translated from the coding sequence ATGGCACGTACTAAGCAGACTGCTCGCAAATCGACAGGAGGAAAAGCTCCTCGCAAACAGCTCGCTACTAAAGCCGCAAGAAAGAGCGCCCCAGCTACCGGTGGCGTGAAGAAGCCTCATCGTTATAGGCCCGGTACTGTGGCCCTTCGCGAGATTCGTCGTTATCAAAAAAGTACGGAATTGTTGATCCGTAAATTACCGTTCCAACGACTCGTTCGCGAGATCGCTCAAGATTTTAAGACTGATTTACGTTTCCAAAGTTCCGCTGTAATGGCTCTCCAGGAAGCTAGCGAAGCATATCTCGTAGGATTGTTTGAAGACACCAATTTATGCGCTATTCATGCTAAGCGCGTCACTATCATGCCTAAAGATATCCAATTGGCACGTCGCATTCGTGGCGAGCGAGCTTAA
- the LOC126852051 gene encoding histone H2B, translated as MPPKASGKAVKKAGKAQKNISKTDKKKKRKRKESYAIYIYKVLKQVHPDTGISSKAMSIMNSFVNDVFERIAAEASRLAHYNKRSTITSREIQTAVRLLLPGELAKHAVSEGTKAVTKYTSSK; from the coding sequence ATGCCGCCGAAAGCGAGTGGGAAGGCGGTAAAAAAGGCGGGCAAGGCCCAGAAGAACATCAGTAAGACggataagaaaaagaagaggaagaggaaggaaaGTTATGCCATTTACATCTACAAGGTACTGAAGCAAGTACACCCGGACACTGGCATCTCCAGTAAAGCCATGAGCATCATGAACAGCTTTGTTAACGACGTGTTCGAAAGGATCGCTGCTGAAGCGTCGAGATTGGCTCACTATAACAAAAGATCGACGATCACCTCTCGTGAGATACAAACTGCAGTAAGGCTTCTCTTACCCGGAGAATTGGCCAAACACGCGGTCAGTGAGGGAACTAAAGCAGTAACCAAATACACTAGTTCCAAGTAA
- the LOC126851969 gene encoding glycerate kinase yields MRQRIILHKFILRSYSIISHPNLLKIFKRTNSNHSMATDTKLLSESKSDLIDIFHSAVKAVSPNEIIKKKVKFQNNTLYIDEKSFLLRESVYLVGFGKAVMGMAIELEKILGNVLKKGIVSIPSKDAMWIFEDKSSFPKLHDSVIDYREGSINNQPDSRSLNTTHDIIDLVETLTAADTLIVLVSGGGSALLYMPRPVLDQEDKLELCKKLQNAGADITELNTVRKKLSLVKGGGLARMAYPASIITLILSDIVGDPIDLIASGPTVYSTKAPDNVISILKKYNLYQLLEGNLKTVLTSKETFDDRALLSPAKQFKHVTNIVLGNNTMALETASFEALRKKLTPIILRNDITGNVQDVSLAYADITSLICLVLLKELKREEFYEKVRTMPILSLSIEKVDEIFHKITNNLGGIVLIGGGEPTVVVTGQGKGGRNQELALRFSLDWLAKVKSYPRFAEYDVIMLSAGTDGQDGPTDAAGAFGYPSIAPIMHDVYAKIKSMATKKITQTLPEQRTEISDKKSSNATEESVSAQEHIDPLVLTTMEVERMLPENTLKENDTYNFYSRFKKGADLIKTGIIGTNVMDLHFIYIKQRSCRCEIDFSDKSYEEDILDIHDLHIDESTIEKYKAIQASLKFDKDKFLQPSFLITEEKEPPLNIKIIDENFKDPCCNKKRKLD; encoded by the exons atgcgacaaagaataatattacacaaGTTTATTCTACGCAG tTATTCGATTATTTCTCATCCTAacctattaaaaattttcaagcgtACAAATTCCAATCACAGCATGGCAACAGACACAAAACTTTTGTCAGAGTCTAAATCTGATTTGATTGACATCTTTCATTCTGCCGTAAAAGCGGTATCACCGAACGAGATAATCAAAAAGAAAGTGAAATTCCAAAATAATACTTTGTACATTGATGAAAAGAGTTTTTTACTTCGAGAGAGTGTTTATCTAGTTGGATTTGGTAAAGCAGTTATGGGAATGGCAATAGAACTCGAGAAAATACTCGGTAATGTCTTGAAAAAAGGTATTGTCAGTATTCCATCAAAGGATGCTATGTGGATCTTCGAAGATAAATCTAGCTTTCCTAAGTTACACGATAGTGTGATAGACTATCGTGAGGGTAGTATCAATAATCAACCTGACAGCAGATCATTGAATACTACGCATGATATTATAGATTTGGTTGAAACATTGACAGCAGCAGATACTTTAATAGTATTAGTATCAGGTGGAGGTTCTGCTTTGCTATACATGCCAAGGCCTGTTCTTGATCAAGAAGACAAATTGGAACTCTGTAAAAAGCTTCAAAATGCAGGTGCTGATATTACAGAGCTTAATACTGTAAGAAAGAAGTTGTCTCTTGTAAAGGGTGGCGGTTTGGCACGAATGGCGTATCCTGCATCCATTATTACATTGATATTATCTGATATTGTTGGTGATCCTATAGACTTAATTGCTAGTGGTCCTACTGTATATAGCACAAAAGCACCAGATAATGTTATTagtatactaaaaaaatataacttatatcAATTACTAGAAGGCAATCTAAAGACAGTTTTAACATCCAAGGAGACTTTTGATGACAGAGCATTGTTGAGTCCGGCTAAACAATTCAAACATGTGACAAATATAGTTTTAGGAAATAATACAATGGCTCTTGAAACTGCAAGCTTTGAAGCATTGCGTAAAAAATTGACTccaattatattaagaaatgatATTACAGGAAATGTACAGGATGTTAGTTTAGCATATGCTGATATAACAAGTTTAATATgtcttgttttattaaaagagttgaagagagaagaattttatgaaaaagtaCGGACCATGCCAATACTTTCATTATCTATTGAAAAGGTAGATGAAATCTTTCATAAAATCACTAACAATCTCGGTGGTATAGTTTTAATTGGAGGAGGAGAGCCTACAGTTGTAGTAACTGGTCAAGGGAAAGGTGGTAGAAATCAGGAGTTAGCTTTGCGTTTCTCGTTAGATTGGTTAGCAAAAGTCAAAAGTTATCCGCGATTCGCTGAATACGATGTAATAATGCTTAGCGCAGGTACTGATGGTCAAGATGGTCCTACTGATGCAGCAGGTGCATTTGGTTACCCTTCCATTGCACCTATAATGCATGatgtttatgcaaaaattaagtcCATGgctactaaaaaaattactcaaaCTTTACCTGAACAGAGAACAGAAATATCAGATAAAAAATCTAGTAATGCAACAGAAGAGTCTGTTTCTGCTCAAGAACATATTGATCCCTTGGTATTAACAACAATGGAAGTGGAACGTATGTTACctgaaaatactttaaaagaaaatgatacatacaatttttattcgcgtttCAAAAAAGGTGCAGATTTGATTAAGACAGGAATCATTGGAACCAATGTTAtggatttacattttatttatattaaacaacgTTCGTGCAGATGTGAAATTGATTTCTCTGACAAATCATATGAAGAAGATATTTTAGACATACACGATTTACATATTGACGAGTCGACTATCGAAAAATACAAGGCTATACAGgcttcattaaaatttgacaaagacaaatttttacaaccttcatttttaattaccgAAGAGAAAGAACCACCTCTTAATATAAAGATCATTgacgaaaattttaaagatccaTGTTGCAACAAAAAACGTAAACTTGATTAg
- the LOC126852057 gene encoding histone H4: MTGRGKGGKGLGKGGAKRHRKVLRDNIQGITKPAIRRLARRGGVKRISGLIYEETRGVLKVFLENVIRDAVTYTEHAKRKTVTAMDVVYALKRQGRTLYGFGG; the protein is encoded by the coding sequence ATGACTGGTCGCGGTAAGGGAGGTAAGGGATTGGGAAAAGGAGGAGCGAAGAGACATCGTAAGGTACTTCGCGACAACATTCAAGGCATCACTAAGCCAGCTATTCGTCGTCTTGCACGTCGTGGTGGTGTCAAGCGTATATCTGGATTGATCTACGAAGAGACGCGTGGCGTACTGAAAGTATTCCTCGAGAACGTGATTCGTGACGCGGTTACTTATACCGAGCATGCAAAAAGGAAGACTGTCACTGCTATGGACGTCGTCTACGCCCTAAAGCGTCAAGGAAGAACTCTGTACGGCTTCGGCGGTTAA
- the LOC126852050 gene encoding histone H2A: protein MSGRGKGGKVKGKAKSRSNRAGLQFPVGRIHRLLRKGNYAERVGAGAPVYLAAVMEYLAAEVLELAGNAARDNKKTRIIPRHLQLAIRNDEELNKLLSGVTIAQGGVLPNIQAVLLPKKTEKKA from the coding sequence ATGTCTGGTCGTGGAAAGGGCGGCAAAGTTAAGGGAAAGGCGAAGTCGCGCTCCAACAGAGCGGGATTACAGTTTCCCGTGGGCCGTATTCATCGTTTGCTGAGGAAAGGAAATTACGCTGAGCGCGTTGGTGCCGGTGCTCCGGTTTACCTGGCCGCGGTAATGGAATATCTCGCCGCTGAAGTATTGGAATTGGCTGGCAACGCGGCTCGCGACAACAAGAAGACGAGAATCATCCCTCGCCACTTGCAGCTTGCCATCCGCAATGACGAGGAATTGAACAAGCTGCTGTCTGGTGTAACCATCGCTCAAGGTGGCGTCTTGCCGAACATTCAAGCTGTGCTGCTGCCCAAGAAAACGGAAAAGAAAGCATAA
- the LOC126852049 gene encoding histone H2A-like yields the protein MSGRGKGGKIKGKAKSRSNRAGLQFPVGRIHRLLRKGNYAERVGAGAPVYLAAVMEYLAAEVLELAGNAARDNKKTRIIPRHLQLAIRNDEELNKLLSGVTIAQGGVLPNIQAVLLPKKTEKKA from the coding sequence ATGTCTGGACGTGGCAAAGGTGGTAAAATAAAGGGCAAAGCGAAGAGCCGTTCCAATCGAGCTGGACTGCAATTTCCCGTGGGTCGTATTCATCGGTTATTGAGGAAGGGAAATTACGCGGAACGCGTCGGTGCCGGTGCTCCGGTTTACCTGGCCGCGGTAATGGAATATCTCGCCGCTGAAGTATTGGAATTGGCTGGAAATGCAGCACGGGATAATAAGAAAACGAGAATCATTCCAAGACACTTGCAGCTTGCCATTCGCAATGACGAGGAATTGAACAAGCTGTTGTCTGGTGTAACCATCGCTCAAGGTGGTGTCTTGCCGAACATTCAAGCTGTGCTATTGCCGAAGAAGACTGAAAAGAAAGCGTAA